A genome region from Anopheles stephensi strain Indian chromosome 2, UCI_ANSTEP_V1.0, whole genome shotgun sequence includes the following:
- the LOC118505557 gene encoding ATP-binding cassette sub-family G member 5 produces MIGSDYVLEAHNIYHTTEVDTGGCFNGGGQSALVLKGVHLTVHSGEVMAILGSKGSGKRALLDVIARRSDGSSRGQVLLNGAPLTKSLFQQRCGYVTHACDFIPGLTVSQTLHYTPTILGGYLKSSKVRQVLADLALSQVSHKKVENLNISEKRRLAIGIQLVRDPVMLLLDEPTQGLDPLSAYLLISILSNSAKKTGCGILLSLEKPRSDVFPFLDRALFLCLGGAVYSGGTRAMLEYFHGIGFPCPQLENPLMYYLCLSTVDRRSRDRFLESSQQIEALVERFARETPIPEAPINPIGSGKIPLAYGKPGELKVWGILYLRLLAATFSCGYAGMKALFLRLLALPATMGLLWLFYGQTGDDAHGFFSKGGLILSVLALSYGVGIWTTIALFPPWRKRFCQEYAEGLYTGATMLIAYNTVSIPFSFISSAVAGCVLYPLVLDPSNPDGMTFTYLLVAIWTSFMLAEQLCVMFLLVMKSQLNAAIAASYILIICLTLASGTIRSTKGLPGWLQENAKGVHTKYASSLLHTATFLGRKMNCTPANGIVCPAPADFLMERLGRANPQETTDIAASIAFALGLCAFNMILYLLPMPRFVRRKFRE; encoded by the exons ATGATCGGGAGTGACTACGTGCTTGAAGCACACAACATCTACCACACAACCGAG gtTGATACGGGCGGGTGCTTCAATGGTGGCGGACAGTCGGCACTGGTGCTGAAGGGAGTGCATCTGACGGTGCACAGTGGCGAGGTGATGGCCATCCTCGGTTCGAAGGGCAGTGGAAAGCGAGCGCTGCTGGACGTTATCGCACGCCGTTCGGATGGCTCGTCCCGTGGGCAGGTGCTGCTTAACGGTGCACCGCTAACGAAGTCACTGTTCCAGCAGCGCTGCGGGTACGTCACGCATGCCTGTGACTTTATCCCGGGACTGACCGTTTCCCAAACGCTTCACTACACGCCAACCATC CTGGGAGGGTATCTGAAAAGCTCCAAAGTACGCCAGGTGCTTGCCGATCTTGCGCTTTCGCAGGTTTCCCACAAGAAGGTGGAAAATCTCAACATCAGCGAAAAGCGTCGGCTTGCGATCGGCATTCAGCTGGTCCGCGATCccgtgatgctgctgctggacgaacCAACGCAAGGGCTCGATCCGCTGAGCGCTTATCTGCTGATTAGCATTCTGTCCAACTCGGCAAAGAAAACGGGATGCGGGATATTGCTCTCGCTCGAGAAACCACGCTCGGATGTGTTCCCTTTCTTGGATAG GGCATTATTCTTGTGTTTGGGAGGTGCTGTGTATTCCGGTGGTACTAGAGCTATGCTGGAATACTTCCATGGAATTGGCTTCCCGTGTCCACAGCTGGAAAATCCTCTCATGTACTATCTCTGTCTGTCGACTGTGGATCGAAG ATCTCGCGATCGGTTCCTAGAGTCAAGTCAGCAGATTGAGGCACTGGTGGAACGATTCGCCCGTGAAACTCCTATCCCGGAAGCGCCAATCAACCCGATCGGTAGTGGCAAGATACCGCTGGCCTATGGAAAACCTGGCGAGCTGAAAGTATGGGGAATACTGTACCT CCGTTTACTGGCAGCCACATTCTCCTGCGGTTATGCCGGTATGAAGGCCCTGTTTCTGCGTCTGCTAGCACTTCCAGCAACGATGGGATTACTGTGGCTATTCTACGGCCAAACTGGCGATGATGCACACGGCTTCTTCAGCAAGGGTGGCCTAATCTTGAGTGTGCTTGCATTGAGCTATGGCGTCGGTATCTGGACAACGATTGCACTGT TTCCACCGTGGAGAAAGCGCTTCTGTCAGGAATATGCGGAAGGACTGTACACGGGCGCAACGATGCTGATTGCTTACAACACCGTTTCGATACCGTTCTCCTTCATCTCATCGGCTGTGGCTGGCTGCGTCCTTTACCCACTCGTACTTGACCCATCCAACCCTGACGGCATGACGTTCACCTATCTGCTGGTGGCAATCTGGACCAGCTTCATGCTAGCCGAGCAGCTGTGCGTCATGTTCTTGCTTGTCATGAAGTCACAGCTCAATGCCGCCATTGCTGCTTCTTACATACTGATCATCTGCCTAACACTGGCCAGTGGCACTATCAG ATCGACCAAAGGACTCCCGGGTTGGCTGCAGGAGAACGCCAAGGGTGTACACACAAAGTACGCCAGCTCGCTTCTTCATACGGCCACCTTTTTGGGACGCAAAATGAACTGTACACCGGCCAACGGGATCGTATGTCCTGCGCCGGCCGATTTTCTTATGGAACGGCTGGGGCGTGCCAATCCACAGGAAACGACCGATATCGCGGCCAGCATTGCCTTTGCGCTGGGCTTGTGTGCATTCAACATGATCCTGTATCTGCTTCCCATGCCACGGTTCGTGCGTCGGAAGTTCCGAGAGTAG
- the LOC118505556 gene encoding uncharacterized protein LOC118505556 produces MNDAVVGTLGTGSILTGGDSPEDSPLSPTTGGSGSESSNSPSAPSSISSSTSGSSASTCEASSPPAVTAQPAQVLYMPVGLANIKEELPEPEIQADSELSLEEGHALVQVLEDTPNDEAPPPEPEVEIRAGKPDKSFRKLTSDGYSAKSAVVRLQMGKVTYQLTDQMIKAGALAAMHNPLLLTKDQLERMIAEKDPELEYRKHHNNNSTWQRYMPMYYKGIKQNYVRCLECGWLVLHKASTGTGSLLRHRCKIKVAGVEVKLEPKVSSSWNNTQAKPASMAKSAAAAAAMAAITNKVQPSATPPSTTSITTPPQMVKCGSGGTPLPQNVKDELVRQQACVLYKDIVSADLFDHPSFRTLAQMLVNIGAFYGQQADGLLASRDALLETVLPAMYHEAKGQLNKVLSDCDLTFSFSLFRHEHERRSYVAINAYTVASDYYFRPLHVKTLDVTGQETAYVEHLQRIIEDSLARSFSEPIKLVYGGPPEADDCTETEKNLRNQREQYELVPCAVTMLWSIMKRVLDMFQCDSGRYLERFILNPTVEDEDETVPPELAVLQRFLEPFREPIRGLSSDTGVTISEVVLWRKKLELSFRPEPEDEEEVRLLKETLLGQLRTHFPLHDYHRIAVFLDPKFKGLRFLADDERDETLAKVKQHLHADLEGIERVKRGQYGTHGVRKRRSSLPPSELRFYEFMDASLKLECDDVVDDEMQQYVDVKLESAVDIMSYWRNETAFPLLKRLCRRILNIPAACDEMRQLFGQTGQRDLQKRRLALSDRELDMVMYLHQNVSSP; encoded by the exons ATGAACGACGCCGTGGTCGGTACGCTCGGTACCGGCAGCATCCTGACCGGAGGAGACTCCCCGGAAGATTCGCCCTTGAGCCCAACGACGGGCGGCAGCGGAAGCGAGAGCAGCAACTCACCGAGCGCACCCTCGTCCATTTCCTCCTCGACCAGCGGTTCGTCGGCGTCCACCTGCGAGGCATCGTCACCACCGGCCGTCACCGCACAACCGGCACAGGTGCTGTACATGCCCGTCGGACTGGCCAACATCAAGGAGGAGCTGCCGGAACCGGAAATACAG gCTGATTCAGAACTATCCTTGGAGGAAGGTCACGCCTTGGTCCAGGTCCTTGAAGACACACCGAACGATGAGGCGCCTCCGCCGGAACCGGAGGTGGAGATACGAGCCGGCAAGCCGGACAAATCCTTCCGCAAGCTCACGTCCGATGGCTATTCGGCAAAGTCGGCCGTTGTTCGGCTGCAGATGGGCAAGGTAACCTACCAACTGACGGACCAGATGATCAAAGCCGGTGCCCTGGCTGCCATGCACAATCCGCTGCTGCTCACGAAGGATCAACTCGAGCGGATGATTGCCGAGAAGGATCCCGAACTGGAGTACCGGaagcaccacaacaacaatagCACCTGGCAACGCTATATGCCGATGTACTATAAAGGCATAAAGCAAAACTACGTGCGGTGTCTCGAATGTGGTTGGCTAGTGCTCCATAAGGCAAGCACCGGAACTGGGAGTTTGCTGCGCCATCGTTGCAAGATCAAGGTGGCAGGCGTGGAGGTAAAGCTCGAACCGAAGGTATCCAGCAGCTGGAACAACACTCAGGCCAAACCGGCATCCATGGCAAAatcggcagcggcagcggcggcgATGGCGGCCATTACAAACAAAGTCCAACCGTCAGCAACTCCGCCGTCGACGACGTCCATAACGACCCCACCGCAAATGGTCAAGTGCGGCAGTGGTGGAACGCCACTGCCACAGAACGTAAAGGACGAGCTGGTGCGGCAGCAGGCATGCGTACTGTACAAAGACATCGTTAGCGCGGATCTGTTCGATCATCCAAGCTTCCGAACGCTCGCCCAGATGCTGGTCAATATCGGTGCGTTTTACGGCCAGCAGGCGGACGGGTTGCTCGCGTCCCGTGACGCACTGCTCGAAACCGTACTGCCGGCCATGTACCACGAAGCGAAGGGACAACTCAACAAGGTGCTGTCCGACTGCGATCTCACGTTCAGCTTCAGTCTGTTCCGGCACGAGCACGAACGGCGTAGCTATGTAGCCATCAACGCGTACACGGTCGCTTCCGACTACTACTTCCGACCGCTGCACGTGAAAACGCTCGACGTAACCGGCCAGGAGACCGCATACGTCGAACACCTGCAGCGCATTATCGAGGACAGTCTGGCACGGTCCTTTTCCGAACCGATTAAGCTGGTGTACGGTGGACCGCCGGAAGCGGACGATTGTACCGAAACGGAGAAAAACCTCCGGAACCAGCGCGAACAGTACGAGCTGGTACCGTGTGCGGTTACGATGCTGTGGAGCATTATGAAGCGTGTGCTGGACATGTTCCAGTGTGACAGTGGCCGGTACCTTGAGCGGTTTATACTAAACCCGACTGTCGAAGACGAGGATGAAACTGTGCCACCGGAACTCGCCGTTCTACAGCGCTTTCTCGAACCGTTCCGGGAACCCATTCGTGGACTGTCCTCGGACACGGGTGTCACCATTAGTGAGGTGGTCCTGTGGCGCAAAAAGCTCGAGCTTAGCTTCCGCCCCGAGCCGGAAGATGAGGAAGAGGTACGGTTGCTGAAGGAAACGCTACTCGGACAGCTGAGGACACACTTCCCGCTGCACGATTACCATCGGATAGCGGTGTTTCTGGACCCAAAGTTTAAGGGTCTGCGGTTTTTGGCTGACGACGAGCGGGATGAAACGCTTGCCAAGGTGAAGCAGCACCTGCACGCTGATCTCGAGGGCATTGAGCGCGTTAAGCGGGGCCAGTACGGCACGCACGGGGTCCGCAAGCGGCGCAGCTCGCTTCCACCGTCCGAGCTGCGGTTTTACGAGTTTATGGACGCGTCGCTGAAGCTCGAGTGCGACGACGTGGTGGACGACGAGATGCAGCAGTACGTGGACGTGAAGCTGGAGAGTGCGGTCGACATCATGTCGTACTGGCGGAACGAGACGGCGTTCCCGCTGCTGAAGCGCCTTTGCCGGCGCATACTAAACATTCCTGCGGCCTGTGATGAGATGAGGCAGCTGTTCGGTCAGACCGGGCAGCGTGACCTGCAGAAGCGGCGGCTTGCGTTAAGCGATCGCGAGCTGGATATGGTGATGTATCTGCACCAGAACGTGAGCAGTCCGTGA